A part of Silvimonas soli genomic DNA contains:
- a CDS encoding response regulator transcription factor, with protein MSTRLFLAEDDLILADALKTSLSQADFQVDCVNDGSLALQILLHNDYDVVVLDIGLPNMDGLTVLRNIRQHKPSLPILILTALDGLEDRVAGLDAGADDYLAKPFEFAELEARLRALLRRSQILPQSVQQLGNLRLDRAGQRAWCNDTPLDLSARELTVLEILMSNIDRVVTKEQIVSELGSDNAEVGLNAIEVYVHRLRKKLEPCGVVIRTIRGLGYLLEKQQPHAVDAG; from the coding sequence ATGAGCACTCGGCTCTTTCTCGCCGAAGACGATCTCATTCTTGCGGATGCTCTGAAAACCAGTTTGTCACAAGCCGACTTCCAAGTTGACTGTGTCAACGACGGCTCCCTGGCACTGCAGATTCTTCTTCACAATGATTACGATGTAGTGGTTCTGGATATCGGTCTGCCCAACATGGACGGCCTGACAGTGCTTCGTAACATTCGTCAGCACAAACCATCCCTGCCTATTCTTATCCTGACCGCCCTTGACGGTCTGGAAGACCGCGTTGCCGGTCTGGATGCGGGCGCTGATGATTATCTGGCTAAACCTTTCGAATTCGCCGAACTGGAAGCACGTCTGCGCGCTCTGTTGCGCCGCAGCCAGATTCTGCCGCAGTCGGTTCAGCAATTGGGCAATCTGCGTCTGGATCGCGCCGGTCAACGCGCATGGTGTAACGACACTCCTCTCGATCTGTCCGCTCGTGAACTGACCGTACTGGAAATCCTGATGTCGAATATCGACCGCGTGGTGACCAAAGAGCAGATCGTGTCCGAACTGGGCTCTGATAATGCTGAAGTTGGTCTGAACGCGATTGAAGTTTACGTACACCGTCTGCGCAAAAAGCTGGAACCTTGTGGCGTGGTAATCCGGACTATCCGTGGTCTGGGTTATTTGCTGGAAAAGCAGCAACCTCACGCTGTCGATGCAGGCTAA
- a CDS encoding histone deacetylase family protein, whose amino-acid sequence MFSAAKSDATAYLTHSACAMHDMGKGHPECAERLAAIQDRLIAAGLWDCLLHVDAEPAIYAQLERVHDAEYLDRLAMLSPSHGYVHLDPDTAINSFSLRAAYHAAGAGIGAVNMVMQGHAQNAFCAIRPPGHHAERNKAMGFCLFNNVAVAAAHAMAEYGVERVAVVDFDVHHGNGTEDIFCDDPRVLMVGWFQHPFFPYSGDEPRGPGMKNIPKPRATTGADFRQMVSDFWIPALNEFAPQLILISAGFDAHREDDMSSMGLVESDYAWVTREVMQVAKTHAQGRIVSMLEGGYDLSSLGRSVAVHVKEMAGL is encoded by the coding sequence TTGTTTTCTGCAGCGAAAAGTGATGCGACGGCCTATCTCACCCACAGCGCATGCGCCATGCATGACATGGGAAAAGGGCATCCGGAGTGCGCCGAACGCCTTGCCGCCATTCAGGATCGGCTGATAGCTGCAGGTTTGTGGGATTGTTTGTTACACGTCGACGCCGAGCCCGCCATCTACGCGCAACTGGAACGGGTGCATGACGCCGAATACCTGGACCGGCTGGCGATGCTGTCGCCCTCGCATGGCTACGTGCATCTGGACCCGGACACCGCTATCAACTCCTTCAGCTTGCGTGCCGCCTACCACGCTGCGGGCGCTGGCATCGGGGCAGTGAATATGGTGATGCAGGGCCACGCCCAAAATGCGTTCTGTGCGATTCGCCCGCCCGGCCATCATGCCGAACGTAACAAGGCCATGGGTTTTTGCCTGTTCAACAACGTCGCCGTGGCCGCTGCGCACGCCATGGCGGAATACGGTGTTGAGCGCGTCGCCGTGGTCGATTTTGACGTGCACCACGGCAATGGCACTGAAGACATCTTCTGCGATGATCCTCGTGTACTGATGGTGGGCTGGTTTCAGCACCCGTTCTTTCCGTACTCTGGCGATGAACCGCGCGGGCCGGGCATGAAGAACATCCCTAAACCAAGGGCCACCACTGGCGCGGATTTTCGGCAAATGGTAAGTGATTTCTGGATACCGGCCCTCAACGAATTCGCGCCGCAACTGATTTTGATCTCTGCCGGTTTTGATGCACATCGAGAGGACGATATGTCTTCAATGGGATTGGTGGAATCCGATTATGCCTGGGTGACGCGAGAGGTCATGCAGGTGGCCAAGACTCATGCGCAAGGGCGGATTGTGTCGATGCTGGAAGGGGGGTATGACTTGTCCTCGCTGGGGAGGAGTGTGGCGGTGCATGTTAAGGAAATGGCAGGGTTGTGA
- the hemH gene encoding ferrochelatase: protein MPLFDKEPEHRHDQVARTGVLLINLGTPDAATTSAVRRYLKQFLSDPRVVEIPRLVWQIILRLFVLTTRPGKSAAKYALIWNRDGSPLLVWSQKQARLLKGYLGERYAQRGQEGPVIALGMRYGNPSIAKAMDELRTAGCERILVLPLYPQYAASTTASAYDAVFKQMARYRNPPELRLVKSYHAYPGYIAALAARVRQSWNEQGRSEHLVLSFHGLPRYTLDKGDPYYCHCQKTARLLARELQLEESEYTVAFQSRFGRTRWLEPYTSVVLTQLAKGGVKSVDVFCPGFVADCLETLEEIAMEGKQTFLAAGGKTLNHIPCLNDNPTWIAALADFSSLQLTAWTDGTLNSETPLEAAKIANLRAQKMGAKQ, encoded by the coding sequence ATGCCCCTTTTTGACAAAGAACCCGAGCACCGCCATGACCAGGTTGCCCGAACCGGGGTTTTGTTGATCAATCTGGGCACGCCTGACGCTGCCACCACCTCTGCCGTGCGACGCTACCTCAAGCAGTTTTTATCTGACCCTCGGGTGGTCGAAATTCCAAGACTGGTATGGCAAATCATTCTGCGACTGTTTGTGCTGACCACCCGCCCCGGCAAATCGGCAGCGAAATATGCGCTGATCTGGAACCGGGACGGCTCGCCCTTGCTGGTATGGAGCCAGAAACAAGCCCGCTTGCTGAAAGGTTATCTGGGAGAGCGCTATGCGCAACGTGGACAAGAAGGCCCGGTTATCGCTTTGGGCATGCGTTATGGCAATCCATCTATTGCCAAGGCGATGGATGAATTAAGAACCGCGGGTTGCGAACGAATCCTGGTCTTGCCGCTCTATCCACAATACGCCGCCAGTACCACCGCCAGCGCTTATGACGCTGTGTTCAAGCAAATGGCGCGTTATCGCAATCCGCCTGAATTGCGACTGGTAAAGTCATATCACGCATATCCTGGATATATCGCAGCGCTGGCAGCACGGGTAAGGCAAAGCTGGAATGAACAAGGGCGCAGCGAGCACCTGGTACTCAGTTTTCACGGTCTGCCACGTTATACGCTCGATAAAGGCGACCCTTATTACTGTCATTGCCAGAAAACAGCGCGGTTGCTGGCTCGCGAATTGCAGCTTGAGGAAAGCGAATACACTGTGGCGTTTCAGTCCCGTTTTGGCCGTACTCGCTGGCTGGAGCCATATACCAGCGTGGTGCTGACCCAATTGGCCAAAGGTGGCGTGAAATCGGTTGACGTGTTTTGCCCTGGATTTGTGGCCGACTGCCTGGAGACGCTCGAAGAAATCGCCATGGAAGGCAAACAAACCTTCCTCGCGGCGGGTGGAAAAACGCTGAATCACATTCCTTGCTTGAACGATAACCCGACCTGGATCGCTGCGTTAGCTGACTTTTCGTCGCTGCAACTTACAGCGTGGACGGACGGTACCCTGAATAGCGAGACCCCGCTGGAAGCCGCGAAAATAGCCAATCTACGTGCACAAAAAATGGGCGCGAAACAATAA
- the gspI gene encoding type II secretion system minor pseudopilin GspI → MSWGGLTRMWCSPMLEHRLRRLGGFTLIEVMVALAVVAIALTAALKATSFSTDSAIDFRTRMLAGWVAQNRLNEMTARHDFPETGQLSGAEDQAGEAFNWRIEVGASPNRSFRRVEISVYLQNDPQHAAATLVSYLARI, encoded by the coding sequence ATGTCATGGGGCGGGTTAACGCGCATGTGGTGCAGCCCGATGCTTGAGCACCGTCTTCGCCGACTTGGCGGTTTTACACTGATCGAAGTCATGGTCGCACTCGCGGTCGTGGCCATTGCCTTGACCGCAGCACTCAAGGCCACCAGTTTCAGTACCGATTCTGCCATTGATTTTCGTACACGCATGCTGGCCGGGTGGGTGGCGCAGAATCGCCTGAACGAAATGACTGCGCGCCATGATTTTCCGGAAACCGGGCAGTTATCCGGTGCAGAAGACCAGGCGGGCGAAGCGTTCAACTGGCGTATTGAAGTAGGCGCGTCGCCTAATCGCTCGTTCCGGCGTGTGGAAATCAGCGTCTATCTGCAAAATGATCCGCAGCATGCCGCGGCAACTCTGGTGAGCTACCTTGCACGCATCTAG
- a CDS encoding AAA family ATPase — MLQPFLATLNQLNTLILGKENQVRLALACLLARGHLLFEDVPGVGKTTLTHALASSLGLQFQRVQFTSDLLPADLLGVSVYARDSESFRFHRGPVFSQLLLADEINRAPPKTQSALLEAMEEGQVSADGVTYRLPEPFFVIATQNPQHQIGTFPLPESQLDRFLMRLELGYPSLAAERALLAGEDRRTLLAALKPTVSPEQLLEAQQAVATVRVSPALLDYVQALAAATRTSERFSYGLSPRALLGLIAAARAWAWLDGRDFTLPEDVQAVFAAVAGHRLQGRSHGQTDARSAQDLLASVAIP; from the coding sequence ATGCTCCAGCCTTTTCTCGCAACACTGAACCAGTTGAACACGCTCATTCTGGGCAAGGAAAACCAGGTGCGGCTGGCGCTGGCGTGCCTGCTGGCCCGGGGCCACCTGTTATTTGAAGATGTGCCCGGTGTTGGTAAAACCACGCTGACTCACGCGCTGGCCAGTTCATTGGGTTTGCAGTTTCAGCGCGTGCAATTCACCAGCGATCTGTTGCCCGCCGATCTCCTCGGTGTATCGGTGTATGCGCGCGACAGCGAAAGCTTTCGGTTTCATCGCGGCCCGGTGTTTAGCCAGTTGTTGCTGGCCGACGAAATCAATCGCGCTCCACCTAAAACCCAGTCCGCTTTGCTGGAAGCCATGGAAGAAGGCCAGGTCAGCGCCGATGGCGTCACCTACCGCTTGCCCGAGCCGTTTTTTGTGATTGCCACGCAAAACCCGCAACATCAGATTGGCACTTTTCCACTGCCAGAATCGCAGCTGGACCGTTTCTTGATGCGGCTGGAATTGGGCTATCCCAGTCTGGCCGCCGAGCGTGCATTGCTGGCGGGCGAAGATCGTCGCACCTTGCTGGCCGCGCTCAAACCCACTGTCAGCCCGGAACAATTGCTGGAAGCGCAGCAAGCTGTCGCCACGGTGCGGGTATCTCCCGCACTGCTTGATTACGTACAGGCGCTGGCCGCCGCAACCCGCACCAGCGAACGTTTCAGTTACGGCCTGTCGCCGCGTGCTTTGCTGGGCTTGATTGCGGCTGCCCGCGCCTGGGCCTGGCTGGATGGGCGCGACTTCACGCTGCCAGAGGATGTCCAGGCTGTTTTTGCCGCAGTGGCCGGGCATCGCTTGCAAGGCCGTTCCCACGGTCAAACCGACGCCCGCAGCGCACAAGACTTGCTCGCTTCTGTGGCCATTCCTTGA
- the gspJ gene encoding type II secretion system minor pseudopilin GspJ → MHASRTKRGFTLLEILIAMAIFAVMSLIAFRGLSTMVDTKIRLDAETTRWRELSLVLGRFDDDVTQAANRSWRDSSGLTQPALEGNAQPNNPDWPQLQLVRMNRDREPFHVAYRLKEGRLEMLQWDSLDLAPRSQPQVHVMLDRVQRFEVSFMDSSLQWQATWPVVGGTDVLPRAIKVVMQQEGQGSIQRIYALP, encoded by the coding sequence TTGCACGCATCTAGGACCAAGCGCGGCTTTACCTTGTTGGAAATCCTCATTGCCATGGCCATTTTCGCGGTCATGTCGCTGATTGCCTTCCGTGGTTTGTCGACCATGGTGGACACCAAAATCCGGCTGGATGCAGAAACCACGCGCTGGCGTGAACTTAGTCTGGTGCTGGGGCGGTTTGATGATGATGTCACCCAGGCCGCCAACCGTAGTTGGCGCGATAGCTCAGGGCTGACCCAACCGGCGCTGGAAGGCAATGCCCAGCCTAACAATCCTGACTGGCCCCAATTGCAATTAGTACGCATGAACCGCGACCGCGAGCCCTTTCATGTCGCATATCGGCTCAAAGAGGGTCGCCTGGAAATGCTGCAATGGGACAGTCTCGATCTGGCGCCCCGCAGTCAGCCGCAGGTTCATGTCATGCTGGATCGGGTCCAGCGCTTTGAAGTGAGTTTTATGGATAGTTCCTTGCAGTGGCAAGCGACCTGGCCCGTCGTCGGCGGTACCGATGTCTTGCCGCGTGCGATCAAGGTGGTGATGCAACAAGAAGGGCAAGGCTCGATTCAGCGGATCTACGCATTGCCATGA
- the gspK gene encoding type II secretion system minor pseudopilin GspK, translating into MRTSSRIRSKTAVHSPTRQRGIAILTAVALAALVAALAAWIAWRQGLWFRQLENQFDQAEAMGVVRASVNLARLTLKDDFRNNQVDHMLEPWNIPIPAIPVENGRVGGRVLEQNGRYNLNNLVSDNGQANDAEIAACKRLFTELSLSPDLVNALADWEDADSDTRSPGGAEDNEYLQASPPYRAANQRLTDMGSLTRVKGFTPEVINTITPFVTVLPAVTPVNVNFAEAEVLAAVVPGLSVTDAQAVVAKRAGSYFADISQFTKALPDTAKAGVISAALSVQSQYFINEVDAHFGRVTLRYAALLERKTSDIPRIVWFRRE; encoded by the coding sequence ATGAGAACCTCCTCAAGAATCCGGTCCAAAACGGCAGTTCACTCGCCCACGCGGCAACGTGGCATTGCCATTCTGACTGCCGTAGCACTCGCGGCTCTGGTTGCTGCATTGGCGGCATGGATCGCCTGGCGTCAGGGTTTATGGTTTCGGCAACTCGAAAATCAATTCGATCAAGCCGAGGCTATGGGTGTTGTGCGTGCTTCGGTGAACCTGGCGCGGCTGACACTGAAAGATGATTTCCGCAACAATCAGGTCGACCATATGCTGGAGCCATGGAATATCCCCATTCCGGCTATTCCAGTGGAAAACGGTCGAGTGGGCGGGCGCGTGCTGGAACAGAACGGCCGCTACAATCTGAATAACCTGGTTTCCGACAATGGTCAGGCCAATGATGCGGAAATTGCCGCCTGCAAGCGCCTGTTCACGGAGTTGTCCTTGTCGCCGGATCTAGTCAATGCACTGGCCGATTGGGAGGATGCGGATAGCGATACCCGCAGCCCCGGCGGGGCGGAAGACAATGAATATCTGCAGGCCAGTCCGCCATATCGGGCGGCCAATCAGCGGCTGACCGATATGGGCTCGCTGACCCGTGTGAAAGGATTTACGCCCGAGGTCATCAACACCATTACGCCGTTTGTGACGGTGCTGCCCGCTGTAACGCCGGTGAACGTTAATTTTGCTGAGGCCGAGGTGCTGGCGGCGGTTGTGCCGGGTCTGTCCGTGACCGACGCACAAGCTGTAGTCGCCAAACGGGCCGGGTCTTATTTCGCGGATATCAGCCAATTTACCAAAGCATTGCCCGATACAGCCAAAGCGGGCGTTATCAGCGCTGCGCTGTCGGTGCAAAGTCAGTATTTCATCAATGAGGTGGATGCGCATTTCGGGCGGGTGACTTTGCGCTATGCCGCTTTGCTGGAACGCAAAACCAGCGATATCCCGCGCATTGTCTGGTTCAGGCGTGAATAA
- a CDS encoding DUF58 domain-containing protein: MLKLLRPLQQRGQRWMNQRHPAVSGTLQLRQNRIYVLPSGFGLAYAATCVLVLIGAINYQLSLAYLFAFLMLGLGHSGLIQAFRNLLGLTLNAQPAPAVFAGDMAHFPVRLGDARKFGRRNLQLRAVGGVPQQVINIAASTDIMVWLAVPAVQRGWLPLPRITIETRFPTGWCRAWSHASLKANCLVYPRPENNPPPWPDASGNEYAGRRQRTGDDDFAGLRQYQPGDAMRQVAWKQSARLDWLAVRLHDTPRSSMQHLRWDDAAGLNVEARLSRLTAWVLKADAAGLPYTLMLPDQVIATAAGASQREQCLHALALFGLAQSQGSP; encoded by the coding sequence ATGCTCAAGTTATTGAGACCATTGCAGCAGCGCGGGCAACGCTGGATGAACCAGCGGCATCCGGCGGTAAGCGGCACTTTGCAACTGCGACAAAACCGCATTTATGTTCTGCCCAGCGGTTTTGGTCTGGCCTACGCGGCTACCTGTGTATTGGTACTGATTGGGGCCATCAATTATCAATTGAGCTTGGCTTATCTGTTTGCGTTTCTGATGCTGGGGCTGGGTCACTCGGGCTTGATTCAGGCGTTTCGCAATCTGCTGGGACTAACGCTGAACGCACAACCGGCGCCGGCAGTGTTTGCCGGAGATATGGCGCATTTTCCGGTGCGTCTGGGCGATGCCCGCAAATTTGGCCGCCGCAATCTGCAGCTACGCGCGGTGGGCGGAGTGCCGCAGCAAGTCATCAACATCGCGGCCAGTACCGATATCATGGTCTGGCTTGCGGTACCCGCGGTTCAGCGTGGCTGGTTGCCCTTGCCGCGCATTACCATTGAAACGCGCTTTCCCACCGGTTGGTGCCGCGCCTGGAGCCACGCCAGCCTGAAAGCAAACTGCCTGGTGTATCCGCGACCGGAAAACAATCCTCCGCCGTGGCCAGATGCATCAGGCAACGAATATGCGGGCCGCCGTCAGCGCACTGGAGATGATGATTTCGCGGGCTTGCGCCAATACCAGCCGGGCGATGCCATGCGGCAAGTGGCGTGGAAGCAATCGGCGCGGCTGGACTGGCTTGCCGTACGGCTACACGACACACCGCGCTCTTCCATGCAGCATCTACGCTGGGATGACGCGGCGGGGTTGAACGTCGAGGCCCGACTGTCGCGCCTGACCGCTTGGGTATTAAAGGCCGATGCCGCTGGCCTGCCTTATACATTGATGTTGCCAGATCAGGTCATCGCAACCGCCGCTGGCGCCTCGCAGCGTGAGCAGTGTTTGCACGCGCTGGCGTTGTTCGGGCTGGCGCAGTCGCAAGGATCGCCATGA
- a CDS encoding transglutaminase TgpA family protein, whose amino-acid sequence MTAQSANYAAPMPLPPFYALAVAVLAALAPGLLALPLWHTALIITPVLGRIWLGHRNAALPHLVVRIGWALLLFAFAFMQYHTLVGREGGVAVLSSLIAVKFLETKNHRDVRVLSLLAFFACSTGFLVSQSPLMLVYTIVVVAMICGQLAAWHRDDGKVDMSDLRRVGRMLLEALPIALILFVLFPRLSGPLWHMPDNEPRVRTGLSDDMSPGSFSDLTQDDSVAFRVDFNGPTPPRSQMYWRGPVMSSFDGTTWHTGYAGDPTESFETAGPVYRYTMTLEPHQRTWLLALDLPVQLPENARLSPTLQALSRTPVTERQRFAFASSTHWRTQGDSERSLARNLAIPPNINPQARALAANWLRLPPAQRVAAAMRFLRDGHYQYTLAPPLLTSVNRIDQLLFETRAGFCEHYAGAFTFLMRAAGVPARVVGGYLGGEYNRTGNYWIVRQASAHAWSEVWLPGQGWQRVDPTSMVAPDRINRGLAESVPSSDPLPFMLRDEDSTLAQLRLNWDAVMHGWDTWVVGYDAQRQMQVLNRLGIDNLLSPTFVGWLCGGFGVLLLIYLIAASDWRRARKIDAAQRHWQFFQKKLAKAGISARASEGPLDFARRAALKLPAQQGEIFAIASQYVAIRYGPTPDALPGLIRATRQFRVR is encoded by the coding sequence ATGACCGCGCAATCCGCCAATTACGCCGCCCCAATGCCACTCCCCCCATTCTATGCACTGGCGGTAGCAGTACTTGCAGCGCTGGCGCCGGGTTTGTTGGCTTTGCCGCTCTGGCATACGGCCTTGATCATTACGCCCGTGCTCGGGCGCATCTGGCTGGGCCACCGCAACGCGGCCTTACCGCATTTGGTGGTCAGAATTGGCTGGGCATTGCTGCTGTTTGCGTTCGCTTTCATGCAGTACCACACGTTAGTGGGGCGTGAAGGCGGCGTGGCTGTGCTCAGTAGTCTGATTGCGGTGAAATTTCTCGAAACCAAAAATCATCGGGATGTGCGCGTACTCAGCTTGCTCGCGTTTTTTGCCTGCAGTACCGGCTTTCTGGTGTCGCAATCCCCGCTGATGCTGGTTTACACCATCGTGGTGGTGGCCATGATCTGCGGGCAATTGGCTGCGTGGCATCGTGACGACGGCAAGGTCGATATGAGTGATCTGCGCCGGGTTGGGCGCATGTTGCTGGAAGCGCTGCCCATCGCCTTGATTCTGTTTGTGCTGTTCCCACGTTTGTCGGGGCCGCTGTGGCACATGCCAGACAATGAACCGCGAGTCCGAACCGGATTGTCTGATGACATGTCGCCCGGCAGCTTTAGCGATCTCACCCAAGACGATAGCGTAGCGTTCCGCGTCGACTTTAACGGCCCCACGCCGCCGCGCTCACAGATGTATTGGCGCGGCCCGGTGATGTCATCATTTGATGGCACCACCTGGCACACCGGTTATGCCGGTGACCCCACGGAAAGCTTCGAAACTGCCGGGCCGGTGTACCGCTACACCATGACGCTGGAGCCCCATCAGCGAACATGGCTGCTGGCACTCGATCTACCGGTGCAACTGCCGGAAAACGCCCGGCTCAGCCCCACTTTGCAAGCGCTGTCGCGCACACCGGTAACTGAACGCCAGCGTTTTGCCTTTGCCAGCAGCACCCACTGGCGCACCCAAGGCGACAGCGAGCGTAGCCTGGCCCGCAATCTGGCTATTCCGCCCAATATCAATCCGCAGGCTCGTGCGCTGGCGGCCAATTGGCTGCGCTTGCCACCGGCACAACGTGTCGCCGCTGCCATGCGTTTTTTGCGGGACGGGCACTATCAATACACGCTTGCTCCGCCGCTGCTGACCAGTGTTAACCGGATTGACCAGTTGCTATTTGAAACCCGCGCCGGTTTTTGTGAGCACTATGCTGGCGCGTTCACTTTTTTGATGCGGGCGGCAGGCGTACCAGCACGGGTGGTCGGCGGTTATCTGGGCGGTGAATACAATCGCACCGGTAACTACTGGATTGTCCGACAAGCCAGCGCGCACGCCTGGAGCGAAGTCTGGCTACCCGGCCAGGGCTGGCAGCGCGTTGACCCGACCTCAATGGTTGCGCCTGACCGTATTAATCGTGGCTTGGCAGAAAGCGTGCCCAGCAGCGACCCGCTACCCTTCATGCTGCGGGATGAAGACAGCACACTCGCCCAATTGCGCCTGAATTGGGACGCTGTCATGCACGGTTGGGATACCTGGGTCGTGGGCTATGATGCCCAGCGGCAAATGCAGGTGCTTAACCGGTTGGGTATCGACAATCTGTTGTCGCCCACCTTTGTTGGCTGGCTTTGCGGTGGCTTTGGCGTGTTGCTGCTGATTTATCTGATTGCCGCCAGTGACTGGCGCCGCGCCCGCAAAATCGACGCCGCGCAACGTCATTGGCAATTTTTTCAGAAAAAGCTCGCCAAAGCCGGAATATCAGCGCGGGCCAGCGAGGGACCATTAGACTTCGCGCGCCGCGCTGCCCTGAAGCTGCCAGCCCAACAAGGTGAAATTTTCGCGATCGCCAGCCAATATGTCGCTATTCGCTACGGCCCTACCCCTGACGCCCTGCCCGGCTTGATCCGCGCTACACGGCAGTTTAGGGTGCGCTGA
- a CDS encoding GNAT family N-acetyltransferase: MPKLDPFTLNIPTQIITSRLILRPPMAGDGTAVYAAVCESLTALRQFPASLPWAVAEPSVASSEEWCQQRHADFLARKDLAMLAWHRETGELVLATGLHRLDWAVPKFELGFWCRSSKQGQGLVSEAARALLGLAWETLGARRVEALCDAANLPSRRVCERIGMTLEGVMRNERITPTGELCDTCVYAAIKP; encoded by the coding sequence ATGCCGAAACTCGATCCGTTTACCCTGAATATCCCGACACAAATCATCACCTCTCGCTTGATCTTGCGACCACCGATGGCAGGCGACGGCACCGCTGTTTATGCCGCCGTTTGCGAGTCATTGACCGCATTGCGCCAATTTCCTGCTTCTTTACCTTGGGCCGTTGCCGAGCCGTCTGTGGCTAGCTCAGAAGAATGGTGCCAACAACGCCATGCGGACTTTCTTGCGCGCAAGGATTTAGCCATGCTGGCCTGGCATCGGGAAACCGGCGAACTGGTACTGGCGACAGGATTGCACCGCCTGGATTGGGCTGTACCCAAGTTCGAGCTTGGTTTCTGGTGTCGCAGCAGCAAACAAGGGCAGGGTCTGGTGAGCGAAGCCGCGCGAGCCCTGCTTGGTCTGGCATGGGAGACCTTGGGGGCACGCCGGGTCGAAGCGCTTTGTGACGCAGCCAATTTGCCCAGCCGCCGTGTCTGCGAACGAATTGGCATGACGCTGGAAGGTGTTATGCGCAATGAACGGATCACGCCGACGGGAGAGCTGTGCGATACCTGTGTCTACGCCGCGATCAAGCCCTGA
- a CDS encoding sensor histidine kinase yields MQAKYSLKRQLLLWLLIPQLVLWLAGALLSFQVANHFANELIDNSLLQIARGLSRQIRTQSDGQVGADFPQATHFLLDDSQDEPLLYSVETSSGQKILSNFDFPAHTDTLPPVAEQPVFHNLVKLPNPVRMVSVYYPLGNDAKGQTRWLHVQAAKSLARRNHLSRQIMLTIALPLGGLLIVMSFLVWLGINRGLQPLNGLQRLVENRNPQDQAPFELSHAPQELHALAKALTQLLSTTQQSVARQRRFIADAAHQLRTPLAGLKSQTELAMRETEPEQLRARLNMVHTSATRSIHLVNQLLTLARSEPGTQNGMPRVKVDLARLIRDLTAESVPRALAAGMDLGCDTALNEAVIEGNSALLRELFVNLVENAIKYIPRGGNITVRLSEDTSRYIVEVEDNGSGIPDDDKPRVFERFYRREQTGNGCGLGMAIVKEIAERHGGTVDLLDALPHGLIVRVELPKEQPLPPAH; encoded by the coding sequence ATGCAGGCTAAGTACTCCCTCAAACGCCAGCTTTTACTCTGGCTTTTGATTCCCCAGCTGGTTCTATGGCTAGCTGGGGCACTTCTCAGTTTCCAGGTTGCCAATCACTTTGCCAATGAATTGATTGACAACAGCCTCTTGCAAATTGCCAGAGGGCTTTCCCGCCAGATCCGTACGCAAAGTGACGGTCAGGTTGGCGCAGATTTCCCCCAAGCCACCCATTTTCTGCTGGACGACTCGCAAGACGAGCCGTTGCTGTATTCGGTAGAAACGTCCAGCGGCCAGAAAATCCTCAGTAATTTCGATTTCCCGGCACATACCGACACGCTACCTCCCGTTGCCGAGCAACCGGTTTTTCATAACCTGGTCAAGCTACCCAATCCCGTGCGTATGGTTTCGGTGTATTACCCGCTGGGTAATGATGCCAAAGGACAAACCCGCTGGCTGCATGTGCAGGCCGCCAAAAGCCTGGCCCGCCGCAATCATCTCTCTCGCCAGATCATGCTGACCATCGCACTGCCCTTGGGCGGACTGCTGATCGTAATGAGTTTTCTGGTCTGGCTGGGTATCAATCGTGGCTTGCAGCCTTTGAATGGCTTGCAACGACTGGTGGAAAATCGCAACCCACAGGATCAAGCACCCTTTGAGTTGAGCCACGCGCCGCAAGAATTGCACGCCCTGGCCAAAGCGCTGACCCAATTACTTTCGACTACTCAACAAAGCGTTGCCCGCCAACGCCGCTTTATTGCCGATGCCGCGCACCAGTTGCGCACGCCTCTGGCTGGCCTTAAATCGCAAACCGAACTGGCCATGCGTGAGACTGAACCCGAGCAACTGCGCGCTCGTTTGAATATGGTGCACACCAGCGCCACTCGCAGCATCCATCTGGTGAATCAATTGCTGACGCTGGCACGTTCGGAACCAGGCACCCAAAACGGCATGCCCCGCGTCAAGGTTGATCTGGCCCGGCTGATTCGCGATCTCACTGCCGAATCCGTACCACGCGCCTTGGCGGCAGGTATGGATCTGGGATGCGACACAGCACTGAATGAAGCGGTGATTGAGGGTAACTCAGCGCTATTACGCGAGCTATTTGTAAACCTGGTCGAGAACGCCATCAAGTACATCCCACGCGGCGGCAATATCACGGTGCGGCTCAGCGAAGATACCTCGCGCTACATTGTCGAAGTTGAGGACAATGGCTCCGGCATTCCGGACGATGACAAACCTCGGGTGTTTGAGCGCTTTTACCGACGAGAACAAACCGGTAACGGCTGCGGCCTGGGGATGGCTATCGTCAAGGAAATTGCCGAACGCCACGGTGGGACGGTAGATCTGCTCGACGCCCTGCCACATGGGCTGATCGTACGGGTGGAACTCCCCAAAGAACAACCACTGCCGCCCGCCCACTAA